Proteins from a genomic interval of Arvicola amphibius chromosome 10, mArvAmp1.2, whole genome shotgun sequence:
- the Rita1 gene encoding RBPJ-interacting and tubulin-associated protein 1, whose translation MQALHLQHRSPSSYRVKARASYVDETLFGSPTGTRPTPPAFDPPWVQNCNRSRGVGPGPPKVSLVKRDCASTPSRGNTPNLTPRKKNKYRLIGHTPSYCDESLFGSWPQGANKEGSRTAIGDTAKLRTLFWTPPATPKGGHSPRPRETPLRAIHPDGPSRTEPSVATGPQKTSQEGLEAPSSLGRRRSHSLTHLSVPSMGHPASSVPQTNGPWSPWPSTSGMTVRSPLVTPRSRSGRVSGPAAPQQGATHPKPKPPWK comes from the exons ATGCAGGCACTCCACCTTCAGCACCGCAGCCCCAGCAGCTACAGGGTCAAGGCCAGGGCGTCCTATGTGGATGAGACCCTGTTTGGCAGCCCTACAGGAACCAGGCCCACTCCACCAGCCTTTGACCCACCCTGGGTACAGAACTGTAACAGATCGAGAGGAGTGGGCCCAGGACCACCGAAGGTCTCTCTGGTCAAGAGAGACTGTGCATCTACCCCCTCCAGGGGCAACACCCCAAACCTCAcaccaaggaagaaaaacaaatacag GTTGATTGGCCACACCCCCTCCTACTGTGATGAGTCCCTGTTCGGCTCCTGGCCACAGGGCGCCAACAAGGAGGGGTCTCGGACAGCCATAGGGGATACTGCCAAGCTCCGGACCCTTTTCTGGACACCACCAGCCACCCCTAAGGGCGGCCACTCACCTCGCCCCAGGGAGACCCCACTTCGAGCCATTCACCCAGATGGACCCTCCAGGACAGAGCCCAGTGTGGCAACAGGCCCCCAGAAGACGTCCCAGGAGGGGTTagaagctccttcctctctggggcGGAGACGTTCCCATTCACTCACCCACCTAAGTGTCCCCAGTATGGGTCATCCAGCTTCCAGTGTCCCCCAGACCAATGGACCTTGGAGTCCCTGGCCTTCAACGTCAGGGATGACTGTTCGGAGTCCCTTGGTCACTCCCAGGTCACGGTCAGGCAGAGTTTCAGGGCCAGCTGCCCCTCAACAAGGGGCCACCCACCCCAAGCCAAAGCCTCCTTGGAAATAA